In Xenopus tropicalis strain Nigerian chromosome 5, UCB_Xtro_10.0, whole genome shotgun sequence, one genomic interval encodes:
- the LOC100497748 gene encoding thrombomodulin, whose translation MMRRLLQTVLWVLLSAQLGILSLADQNLPNFTCIGQSCYVGFWNSKRYNKAERKCRELGGHLMAVRSSVEAEVVEMLMGESGDKVARVWIGLELRGQCTDISLPLRGFQWVTGESDTNYSNWKSNERKCGDQCVVVHKDLSWEEALCDSKTDGNLCEIPYSTSCQPMNFPQGLDVTYETPLGMAGPGITFLPPDTKAVIPSAHLSLVCKDQGDGEMKWTSEDDGAWNCMIENGGCSFICNGDTEGSRCECGPNTILSDDGRSCIPLPSSLQCNPDQPNGTCVCAEGFTSSEDGRTCQDIDDCALIPNPCDQVCTNTDGSFICTCLPGFVMADGQCKDIIECDNETICEQKCENFPGGFSCVCGKGYIIDEKNPRRCKPICNTTICPAFCHNGCSCPEGYVLDTEEELKPVCRDIDECENGFCKDLCKNLPGSYACYSDEGITTTPIPPFKPTSPRDDHSVQQPIIAFGICVGILSILIVLIAIICHLVRKHHMDQAALDYKNPEKGVVLQQVKTTSSMKL comes from the coding sequence ATGATGAGGCGACTTCTGCAGACCGTTTTGTGGGTGCTGCTCTCAGCTCAGTTGGGGATTTTATCACTGGCCGACCAGAACCTGCCAAACTTTACTTGCATCGGCCAATCCTGTTATGTTGGCTTCTGGAACAGCAAGCGGTACAATAAGGCAGAGAGAAAGTGCAGGGAGTTGGGGGGGCATCTGATGGCCGTGAGAAGCTCTGTTGAAGCTGAAGTTGTTGAGATGCTCATGGGCGAATCAGGCGATAAGGTGGCCAGAGTGTGGATAGGGCTGGAGCTGAGAGGACAGTGCACAGACATCTCCCTGCCCCTGAGAGGGTTTCAGTGGGTGACAGGTGAGAGTGACACCAATTATTCCAACTGGAAGAGCAATGAGAGAAAATGTGGGGATCAGTGTGTGGTTGTTCACAAGGACCTGTCCTGGGAAGAAGCTCTTTGCGATTCCAAAACAGATGGAAATTTGTGTGAGATCCCTTACTCTACTTCATGCCAGCCCATGAATTTTCCCCAAGGATTAGATGTCACCTACGAAACACCCCTGGGCATGGCAGGCCCAGGAATCACTTTCCTTCCCCCTGACACCAAGGCAGTAATACCCAGTGCCCACCTTTCACTAGTTTGTAAAGATCAAGGTGATGGAGAGATGAAATGGACTTCTGAAGATGATGGGGCTTGGAATTGCATGATTGAaaatggggggtgttcttttatTTGTAATGGGGATACTGAGGGCTCAAGGTGTGAGTGTGGCCCAAACACGATCCTTAGTGATGATGGCAGGAGCTGTATCCCCCTACCAAGTAGTCTGCAGTGTAACCCTGACCAGCCTAATGGCACCTGTGTGTGTGCTGAGGGCTTCACCTCGTCAGAGGATGGGAGGACATGCCAAGATATTGATGATTGTGCTCTCATCCCTAACCCTTGTGATCAGGTTTGCACCAACACAGACGGGAGCTTTATATGCACCTGCCTTCCTGGCTTTGTGATGGCCGATGGACAATGCAAAGACATCATTGAATGTGATAATGAAACCATTTGCGAGCAGAAATGCGAAAATTTCCCTGGGGGTTTCAGCTGTGTCTGTGGTAAAGGCTACATCATTGACGAGAAAAATCCAAGGAGATGCAAGCCAATATGCAACACCACCATCTGCCCTGCTTTCTGCCATAACGGATGCAGCTGCCCTGAAGGATATGTTCTGGACACAGAAGAAGAGCTTAAACCTGTGTGTAGAGATATTGATGAATGTGAAAATGGATTTTGCAAAGACTTGTGCAAGAATTTGCCTGGCAGCTATGCCTGCTATTCAGATGAAGGCATTACAACAACACCAATTCCACCATTTAAACCAACTTCACCTAGGGATGACCATTCTGTTCAGCAGCCCATTATCGCTTTTGGCATCTGTGTGGGCATCCTGTCCATTCTCATTGTCCTTATAGCCATCATTTGCCACCTGGTGAGGAAGCACCACATGGACCAAGCGGCACTAGACTATAAGAACCCAGAGAAAGGTGTGGTGCTCCAGCAGGTGAAAACAACATCTTCAATGAAATTATAG
- the thbd gene encoding thrombomodulin: MRRLLQTVLWVLLSAQLGILSLADQNLTNFTCIGQSCYLGVWNSKRYKKAERQCTELGGNLMAVRSSVEAEVIEMLMGKLGDKVASVWIGLELRGQCTDISLPLRGFQWVTGESNTNYSNWKSNERKCGNLCVVVHKDLSWEEAVCDSKTDGYLCEIPYSASCQPIYFPQGLDVTYETPLGMAGPGITFLPPGTKAVIPSAHLSLVCEDQGDGEMKWTSEDYGAWNCMIENGGCSFICNGDTEGSRCECGPNTNLSDDGRSCMPLPSSLQCIPDQSTGTCVCAEGFALAEDGMTCQDIDDCSLIPDLCDQVCTNTDGSFMCTCLPGFVMVDGLCEDINECDIPTTICEYDCENFPGGFSCVCGEGYIIDEKNPSRCKQFCNTTTCPAFCNDNFVDQCNCPDGYVLDTDEELKFVCRDIDECENGFCKDLCHNLPGSYACYCPEGFILEKDNSCTPAEGSGEDLTTSIPPFKPTPPGDDNSFQQPIMAFGICVGILSILIVLIALICCLVRKHHMDQVALDYKNPEKDVVLQQVKTTSSMKL, from the coding sequence ATGAGGCGACTTCTGCAGACCGTTTTGTGGGTGCTGCTCTCAGCTCAGTTGGGGATTTTATCACTGGCCGACCAGAACCTGACAAACTTTACTTGCATCGGCCAATCCTGTTACCTTGGTGTCTGGAACAGCAAGAGATACAAGAAGGCAGAGAGACAGTGCACTGAATTGGGGGGGAACCTAATGGCCGTGAGAAGCTCTGTTGAAGCTGAAGTTATTGAGATGCTCATGGGCAAATTGGGCGATAAGGTGGCCAGTGTGTGGATAGGGCTGGAGCTGAGAGGACAGTGCACAGACATCTCCCTGCCCCTGAGAGGGTTTCAGTGGGTGACAGGTGAGAGTAACACCAATTATTCCAACTGGAAGAGCAATGAGAGAAAATGTGGGAATCTGTGTGTGGTTGTTCACAAGGACCTGTCCTGGGAAGAAGCTGTTTGCGATTCCAAAACAGATGGATATTTGTGTGAGATCCCTTACTCTGCTTCATGCCAGCCCATCTATTTTCCCCAAGGATTAGATGTCACCTACGAAACACCCCTGGGCATGGCAGGCCCAGGAATCACTTTCCTACCCCCTGGCACCAAGGCAGTAATACCCAGTGCCCACCTTTCACTAGTTTGTGAAGATCAAGGTGATGGAGAGATGAAATGGACTTCTGAAGATTATGGGGCTTGGAATTGCATGATTGAaaatgggggatgttcttttatTTGTAATGGGGATACTGAGGGCTCAAGGTGTGAGTGTGGCCCAAACACGAACCTTAGTGATGATGGCAGGAGCTGTATGCCCCTACCAAGTAGCCTGCAGTGTATACCTGACCAGTCTACTGGCACCTGTGTGTGTGCTGAGGGCTTCGCCCTGGCAGAGGATGGAATGACATGCCAAGATATTGATGACTGTTCTCTTATCCCTGACCTTTGTGATCAGGTTTGCACCAACACAGACGGGAGCTTCATGTGCACCTGCCTTCCTGGCTTTGTGATGGTGGATGGGCTATGCGAAGACATCAATGAATGTGATATCCCAACCACCATCTGCGAGTACGACTGTGAAAATTTTCCTGGGGGTTTCAGCTGCGTCTGTGGTGAAGGCTACATCATTGATGAGAAAAATCCAAGTAGGTGCAAGCAGTTTTGCAACACCACCACCTGCCCTGCTTTCTGCAATGACAACTTTGTTGACCAATGCAACTGCCCTGATGGATATGTACTGGACACAGATGAAGAGCTCAAATTTGTGTGTAGAGATATTGATGAATGTGAAAATGGATTTTGCAAGGACTTGTGCCATAATTTGCCTGGCAGCTATGCCTGCTATTGCCCAGAGGGCTTCATCCTTGAAAAGGACAATTCTTGTACTCctgctgaaggttcaggtgaagACCTCACAACATCAATTCCACCATTTAAGCCAACTCCACCTGGAGATGACAACTCTTTTCAGCAGCCCATTATGGCTTTTGGCATCTGTGTGGGCATCCTGTCCATTCTCATTGTCCTTATCGCTTTGATTTGCTGCCTGGTGAGGAAGCACCACATGGACCAAGTAGCACTAGACTATAAGAACCCAGAGAAAGATGTGGTGCTCCAGCAGGTGAAAACAACATCTTCAATGAAATTATAG